In Periplaneta americana isolate PAMFEO1 chromosome 4, P.americana_PAMFEO1_priV1, whole genome shotgun sequence, one DNA window encodes the following:
- the LOC138698255 gene encoding uncharacterized protein isoform X1: protein MSKSEKNEGSGTSDESEQDLDWDDGHFDLDRDYGLSEERRQHSENDGMQQLSYYEVEGEGYEGWANVQEMENEVQFTDKESTSMKKEDSALTKPISYIDLKLAENKSGDVGVTDSASLEEENVDWLSFAEMEQELEYIKTALSEDEQTDEAERNKEQSSSSVKFSDNSLLVKDVSPGCTVNVAVPGSSGGAKSKTSGTGAVKRSKCSKDVSKQKEHEDSKEEDSEDEVELKYVASYGWITRDNRDTNISEIKFQSSEEEIKLEAKRKTQIPARPKMKLYSMDEYDCCSNTGAIGPDPEIKIHVPTPKLPSVVDILKSTEVTMTALHFEFSVDYPKKLNEFLNSRPLSDDRVIICNFLLSNSLMMSAFFSKMAETFLIFKNTIEREEVSLTTDKKDVENVVSALKKLMLVCQFYSTGWSRVVSHCINCENKTDNTVTRNKLSTNNAQHLRNVLDDLTNLTLLLKVSHSQLDIIPKFCMYQSAGENSDLAVKIRESTPNVQTEAHKGITSLSNLLSLITSEICIIEGLIFAMDDLLLI from the coding sequence ATGGAATGCAGCAATTATCCTACTACGAAGTTGAAGGGGAGGGATATGAAGGTTGGGCAAACGTgcaagaaatggaaaatgaagttCAATTTACTGATAAAGAATCTACCTCGATGAAAAAGGAAGATTCTGCTCTGACGAAGCCAATTTCATATATAGACTTGAAACTTGCAGAAAATAAAAGTGGAGATGTTGGTGTTACAGATTCTGCATCATTGGAAGAGGAAAATGTCGACTGGCTGAGCTTTGCAGAGATGGAACAAGAACTTGAATATATCAAAACCGCTCTGAGTGAAGACGAGCAAACTGATGAggcagaaagaaataaagagcagTCTAGTTCGTCTGTCAAATTCTCGGACAACTCATTACTGGTGAAAGATGTTTCACCTGGATGTACTGTGAACGTTGCTGTTCCTGGGTCTTCAGGTGGAGCAAAGAGTAAAACTTCAGGTACTGGCGCCGTGAAGAGATCCAAATGTTCGAAGGATGTCTCAAAACAGAAAGAGCACGAAGATTCAAAGGAAGAAGACAGTGAGGACGAAGTGGAATTAAAATATGTTGCCAGCTACGGGTGGATAACCAGAGATAATCGTGATACAaacatttctgaaattaaatttcaaagttccgaagaagaaataaaattggaAGCTAAAAGAAAAACTCAGATTCCTGCACGGCCGAAAATGAAACTATATTCCATGGACGAATATGACTGCTGTAGTAATACTGGTGCTATTGGGCCTGAtcctgaaataaaaatacacgtACCCACACCAAAACTGCCATCAgttgttgatattttaaaatcCACGGAGGTCACCATGACAGCTTTACACTTCGAGTTTAGTGTTGATTACCCTAAGAAATTAAACGAATTTCTTAATTCCCGTCCCTTGTCAGACGATAgagttataatttgtaattttctctTGAGCAACTCTCTTATGATGTCGGCATTCTTTTCCAAGATGGCAGAGacttttttaatatttaagaacACTATTGAGAGAGAGGAAGTAAGTTTAACTACTGACAAAAAAGACGTCGAAAATGTAGTTAGTGCTCTCAAGAAACTGATGTTAGTGTGTCAATTTTACTCGACCGGTTGGTCGCGTGTGGTAAGTCACTGCATAAATTGTGAAAACAAGACTGACAATACTGTTACTCGCAACAAACTTTCTACAAATAATGCTCAACATCTAAGGAATGTTTTGGATGATCTAACAAATTTAACCTTGCTGTTAAAAGTGAGCCACAGCCAGCTGGACATAATCCCTAAATTTTGTATGTATCAGTCAGCTGGTGAGAACAGTGATCTGGCCGTAAAGATCCGTGAATCCACTCCTAATGTCCAGACTGAAGCTCACAAAGGAATTACTTCCTTAAGTAATTTACTTTCGTTGATCACGAGTGAGATTtgtataattgaagggttgatattTGCGATGGACGATTTGTTGTTAATCTAA
- the LOC138698255 gene encoding uncharacterized protein isoform X2 yields the protein MSKSEKNEGSGTSDESEQDLDWDDGHFDLDRDYGLSEERRQHSENDSASLEEENVDWLSFAEMEQELEYIKTALSEDEQTDEAERNKEQSSSSVKFSDNSLLVKDVSPGCTVNVAVPGSSGGAKSKTSGTGAVKRSKCSKDVSKQKEHEDSKEEDSEDEVELKYVASYGWITRDNRDTNISEIKFQSSEEEIKLEAKRKTQIPARPKMKLYSMDEYDCCSNTGAIGPDPEIKIHVPTPKLPSVVDILKSTEVTMTALHFEFSVDYPKKLNEFLNSRPLSDDRVIICNFLLSNSLMMSAFFSKMAETFLIFKNTIEREEVSLTTDKKDVENVVSALKKLMLVCQFYSTGWSRVVSHCINCENKTDNTVTRNKLSTNNAQHLRNVLDDLTNLTLLLKVSHSQLDIIPKFCMYQSAGENSDLAVKIRESTPNVQTEAHKGITSLSNLLSLITSEICIIEGLIFAMDDLLLI from the coding sequence ATTCTGCATCATTGGAAGAGGAAAATGTCGACTGGCTGAGCTTTGCAGAGATGGAACAAGAACTTGAATATATCAAAACCGCTCTGAGTGAAGACGAGCAAACTGATGAggcagaaagaaataaagagcagTCTAGTTCGTCTGTCAAATTCTCGGACAACTCATTACTGGTGAAAGATGTTTCACCTGGATGTACTGTGAACGTTGCTGTTCCTGGGTCTTCAGGTGGAGCAAAGAGTAAAACTTCAGGTACTGGCGCCGTGAAGAGATCCAAATGTTCGAAGGATGTCTCAAAACAGAAAGAGCACGAAGATTCAAAGGAAGAAGACAGTGAGGACGAAGTGGAATTAAAATATGTTGCCAGCTACGGGTGGATAACCAGAGATAATCGTGATACAaacatttctgaaattaaatttcaaagttccgaagaagaaataaaattggaAGCTAAAAGAAAAACTCAGATTCCTGCACGGCCGAAAATGAAACTATATTCCATGGACGAATATGACTGCTGTAGTAATACTGGTGCTATTGGGCCTGAtcctgaaataaaaatacacgtACCCACACCAAAACTGCCATCAgttgttgatattttaaaatcCACGGAGGTCACCATGACAGCTTTACACTTCGAGTTTAGTGTTGATTACCCTAAGAAATTAAACGAATTTCTTAATTCCCGTCCCTTGTCAGACGATAgagttataatttgtaattttctctTGAGCAACTCTCTTATGATGTCGGCATTCTTTTCCAAGATGGCAGAGacttttttaatatttaagaacACTATTGAGAGAGAGGAAGTAAGTTTAACTACTGACAAAAAAGACGTCGAAAATGTAGTTAGTGCTCTCAAGAAACTGATGTTAGTGTGTCAATTTTACTCGACCGGTTGGTCGCGTGTGGTAAGTCACTGCATAAATTGTGAAAACAAGACTGACAATACTGTTACTCGCAACAAACTTTCTACAAATAATGCTCAACATCTAAGGAATGTTTTGGATGATCTAACAAATTTAACCTTGCTGTTAAAAGTGAGCCACAGCCAGCTGGACATAATCCCTAAATTTTGTATGTATCAGTCAGCTGGTGAGAACAGTGATCTGGCCGTAAAGATCCGTGAATCCACTCCTAATGTCCAGACTGAAGCTCACAAAGGAATTACTTCCTTAAGTAATTTACTTTCGTTGATCACGAGTGAGATTtgtataattgaagggttgatattTGCGATGGACGATTTGTTGTTAATCTAA